From the Burkholderia ubonensis genome, one window contains:
- a CDS encoding threonine/serine dehydratase, translating to MSTPQQGTAHTIDGEPIPTLDEIAAQHFALSPWVSRTPVFERADLPSLEGTHVNFKFELLQASGSFKARGAFTHLLALDEARRNAGVTCVSAGNHAAAVAYAAMRLGSSAKVVMFHTASPTRIAQCKQYRAEVVLAASASQAFDLVRRIEAEEGRFFIHPFNGYHTILGTATLGYEWATQTPDLDAVIVPIGGGGLAAGVSTALRLANPRVHVYGVEPDGADAMSRSFAANHTVKMAAMHTIADSLMAPHTEEYSYQLCRRHIDSIVTVSDDALRTAMLYLFSHLKVAIEPACAAAMAALLGPLRETLQGKRVGVLLSGTNTDPVTLGMHLAHAQLQR from the coding sequence ATGTCGACACCACAACAGGGCACCGCCCACACGATCGACGGCGAGCCGATCCCGACGCTCGACGAAATCGCCGCGCAGCACTTCGCGCTGTCGCCATGGGTCTCGCGCACACCGGTGTTCGAGCGCGCCGACCTGCCTTCGCTCGAAGGCACGCACGTCAACTTCAAGTTCGAACTGCTGCAGGCCAGCGGCAGCTTCAAGGCGCGCGGCGCGTTCACGCACCTGCTCGCGCTCGACGAGGCGCGCCGCAATGCCGGGGTCACCTGCGTGTCGGCCGGCAACCATGCGGCGGCGGTCGCGTATGCGGCGATGCGGCTCGGCAGCAGCGCAAAGGTCGTGATGTTCCATACCGCGAGCCCGACGCGCATCGCGCAATGCAAGCAGTACCGCGCGGAGGTCGTGCTGGCGGCGAGCGCGTCGCAGGCGTTCGATCTGGTGCGCCGGATCGAGGCCGAGGAAGGCCGCTTCTTCATCCATCCGTTCAACGGCTATCACACCATCCTCGGCACCGCGACGCTCGGCTACGAATGGGCGACGCAGACACCCGACCTCGACGCGGTGATCGTGCCGATCGGCGGCGGCGGGCTCGCGGCCGGCGTGTCGACCGCGCTGCGGCTCGCGAATCCGCGCGTGCACGTGTATGGCGTCGAGCCTGACGGCGCCGACGCAATGAGCCGCAGCTTCGCGGCCAACCACACGGTCAAGATGGCCGCGATGCACACGATCGCCGATTCGCTGATGGCGCCGCACACCGAGGAATACAGCTACCAGCTGTGCCGCCGCCACATCGACAGCATCGTCACCGTCTCGGACGACGCGCTGCGCACGGCGATGCTGTACCTGTTCTCGCACCTGAAGGTCGCCATCGAGCCGGCCTGCGCGGCGGCGATGGCCGCCCTGCTCGGCCCGCTGCGCGAGACGCTGCAGGGCAAGCGGGTCGGCGTGCTGCTGTCGGGCACCAACACCGATCCGGTCACGCTCGGCATGCACCTCGCGCACGCGCAGTTGCAGCGCTGA
- the argE gene encoding acetylornithine deacetylase codes for MPTLDATAPAAADHVDHDDASLVSLPWITQLVSMDTTSRVPNLGLIETVRDALAARGIASVITHDPRKGWANLFATVPAHDGATDGGIVLSGHTDVVPVDGQQWDSDPFRPELRDGRLYGRGTCDMKGFIGAALALLPEMQAAKLAKPIHFALSYDEEIGCAGAPLMIADLVRRGVKPSGCIVGEPTGMRPIIAHKGINAYRCCVRGHAAHSSLTPKGLNAIEYAARLICHIRDIADRFRAEGPFDALYDVPFSTAQTSTIQGGNAINTVPAECRFDFEFRNLPTLDPEPIFARIEAYAQETLLPQMRREHPNAAIEFSKIAAAPGLDATEQAAITQLVRALTADQDKRKVAYGTEAGLFERAGIPSVVCGPGYIEQAHKPNEYVELAQLAECEQFLRKFIRSMSVDAH; via the coding sequence ATGCCCACCCTCGACGCGACGGCGCCGGCCGCTGCCGACCATGTCGACCACGACGACGCATCGCTCGTCAGCCTGCCGTGGATCACGCAGCTCGTTTCGATGGACACGACGAGCCGCGTGCCGAACCTCGGCCTGATCGAAACGGTGCGCGACGCGCTCGCCGCGCGGGGCATCGCGTCCGTGATCACGCACGATCCGCGCAAAGGCTGGGCCAACCTGTTCGCGACCGTCCCCGCGCATGACGGCGCGACCGACGGCGGCATCGTGCTGTCCGGGCATACCGACGTCGTGCCCGTCGACGGCCAGCAGTGGGACAGCGACCCGTTCCGGCCGGAACTCCGCGACGGCCGCCTGTACGGCCGCGGCACCTGCGACATGAAGGGCTTCATCGGCGCGGCGCTCGCGCTGCTGCCCGAGATGCAGGCGGCGAAGCTCGCGAAGCCGATCCATTTCGCGCTGTCCTACGACGAGGAAATCGGCTGCGCGGGCGCGCCGCTGATGATCGCGGATCTGGTCAGGCGCGGCGTGAAGCCGTCCGGCTGCATCGTCGGCGAGCCGACCGGGATGCGCCCGATCATCGCGCACAAGGGCATCAACGCGTACCGCTGCTGCGTGCGCGGCCACGCGGCGCACTCGTCGCTGACGCCGAAGGGGCTGAACGCGATCGAATACGCGGCGCGCCTCATCTGCCACATCCGCGACATCGCCGACCGATTCCGCGCCGAAGGCCCGTTCGACGCGCTCTACGACGTGCCGTTCTCGACCGCGCAGACGAGCACGATCCAGGGCGGCAACGCGATCAACACGGTGCCGGCCGAATGCCGTTTCGATTTCGAATTCCGCAACCTGCCGACGCTCGATCCGGAGCCGATCTTCGCGCGCATCGAAGCCTATGCGCAGGAAACGCTGCTGCCGCAGATGCGGCGCGAGCATCCGAACGCGGCGATCGAATTCTCGAAGATCGCCGCGGCGCCCGGTCTCGACGCGACCGAGCAGGCGGCGATCACGCAGCTCGTGCGCGCGCTGACCGCCGACCAGGACAAGCGCAAGGTCGCGTACGGCACCGAGGCCGGCCTGTTCGAACGCGCGGGCATCCCGAGCGTCGTGTGCGGGCCCGGCTACATCGAGCAGGCGCACAAGCCGAACGAGTACGTGGAGCTCGCGCAACTGGCCGAATGCGAGCAGTTCCTGCGCAAGTTCATCCGCAGCATGTCGGTCGACGCGCACTGA
- the mfd gene encoding transcription-repair coupling factor, giving the protein MPDNASNPFASPVARVKPGQRFAFDGAHGSADALAIARYLADNRHDLPLLAVICANAVDAQRLAQEIGYFSPDARVRLLPDWETLPYDTFSPHQDLVSERLATLHDLGEGRCDVLLVPATTALYRMPPASFMAAYTFAFAQGERLDEAKLKAQLTLAGYEHVSQVVRPGEYCVRGSLIDLFPMGSPLPYRIDLFDDQVDSIRAFDPDTQRSLYPVRDVRLLPGREFPFDEAARTAFRSRWRETFEGDPSRAPIYKDIGNGVPSAGIEYYLPLFFDETATLFHYLPQGAHLVFTGDLDAAIRRFTADTKQRHAFLSHDRERPILEPQRLFLSDEDFFAFAKPFARVVLPAQPAGGWATGLPELTVDRHADDPLVALRTFIDTSGKRVLLTVESAGRRETILQLLAEHHLRPASNDHFAGWLASDDRFALGVAPLSSGFAVPGEGYAIVTETELYGALGRRAGRRRQEQASNVDAMVRDLSELKVGDPVVHAQHGIGRYMGLVSMDLGEGETEFLHLEYAGDSKLYVPVAQLHVISRYSGADPDSAPLHALGSGQWERAKRKAAQQIRDTAAELLNLYARRAAREGHAFALDPRDYVKFAESFGFEETPDQAAAIAAVIGDMTSGKPMDRLVCGDVGFGKTEVALRAAFIAVLGGKQVALLSPTTLLAEQHTQTFADRFADWPVRIVELSRFKTAKEVNAAIAQINEGSVDIVIGMHKLLSSDVQFKRLGLVIIDEEHRFGVRQKEALKALRAEVDVLTLTATPIPRTLGMALEGLRDFSVIATAPQKRLAIKTFVRREEESVIREAMLRELKRGGQVYFLHNEVETIENRKAMLEELVPEARIAIAHGQMHERELERVMRDFVAQRANVLLCTTIIETGIDVPSANTIIMHRSDKFGLAQLHQLRGRVGRSHHQAYAYLLVHDPQALTKQAQRRLEAIQQMEELGSGFYLAMHDLEIRGTGEVLGDKQSGEIHEIGFQLYTEMLNDAVKALKNGKEPDLTAPLAATTEINLHAPAILPADYCADVQERLSLYKRLANCEHGDAIDGIQEELIDRFGKMPPQAHALVETHRLRLAAKPLGITKIDASEVAIGLQFVPNPPIDPMRIIEMVQKHRHIKLAGQDKLRIETRSPDLAVRVSTIKETLRALGHSNRQDAAAASR; this is encoded by the coding sequence ATGCCAGACAACGCTTCCAACCCGTTCGCGTCGCCCGTCGCACGCGTCAAGCCCGGCCAGCGCTTCGCCTTCGACGGCGCCCACGGCTCCGCCGATGCGCTCGCCATCGCCCGCTATCTTGCCGACAATCGCCACGACCTGCCGCTGCTCGCGGTGATCTGCGCGAACGCGGTCGACGCGCAGCGCCTCGCGCAGGAGATCGGCTACTTCTCCCCCGACGCGCGCGTGCGCCTGCTGCCGGACTGGGAAACGCTGCCGTACGACACGTTCTCGCCGCACCAGGACCTCGTGTCCGAGCGGCTCGCCACGCTGCACGACCTCGGCGAAGGACGCTGCGACGTGCTGCTCGTGCCGGCGACGACCGCGCTGTACCGGATGCCGCCCGCGTCGTTCATGGCGGCCTACACGTTCGCGTTCGCGCAGGGCGAGCGGCTCGACGAGGCGAAGCTGAAGGCGCAGCTCACGCTCGCCGGCTACGAGCACGTGAGCCAGGTCGTGCGGCCCGGCGAATACTGCGTGCGCGGCTCGCTGATCGACCTGTTCCCGATGGGCTCGCCGCTGCCGTACCGGATCGACCTGTTCGACGACCAGGTCGACTCGATCCGCGCGTTCGATCCGGACACGCAGCGCAGCCTCTACCCGGTGCGCGACGTGCGTCTGCTGCCGGGCCGCGAATTCCCGTTCGACGAGGCCGCGCGCACCGCGTTCCGCAGCCGCTGGCGCGAGACCTTCGAAGGCGACCCGAGCCGCGCGCCGATCTACAAGGACATCGGCAACGGCGTGCCGTCGGCCGGCATCGAGTATTACCTGCCGCTGTTCTTCGACGAAACGGCGACGCTGTTCCACTACCTGCCGCAGGGCGCGCACCTCGTGTTCACGGGCGACCTCGACGCGGCGATCCGCCGCTTCACCGCCGACACGAAGCAGCGCCACGCGTTCCTGTCGCACGACCGCGAGCGGCCGATCCTCGAGCCGCAGCGCCTGTTCCTGTCGGACGAGGATTTCTTCGCGTTCGCGAAGCCGTTCGCGCGCGTCGTGCTGCCCGCGCAGCCGGCGGGCGGCTGGGCGACCGGCCTGCCCGAGCTCACGGTCGACCGCCATGCCGACGATCCGCTCGTCGCGCTGCGCACGTTCATCGACACGTCGGGCAAGCGCGTGCTGCTGACCGTCGAATCGGCCGGCCGCCGCGAAACGATCCTGCAGCTGCTCGCCGAGCACCATCTGCGGCCGGCGTCGAACGACCACTTCGCCGGCTGGCTCGCGAGCGACGACCGCTTCGCGCTCGGCGTCGCGCCGCTGTCCAGCGGCTTCGCGGTGCCGGGCGAAGGCTATGCGATCGTCACCGAGACCGAGCTGTACGGCGCGCTCGGCCGCCGCGCGGGGCGCCGCCGCCAGGAGCAGGCGAGCAACGTCGACGCGATGGTGCGCGACCTGTCCGAGCTGAAGGTCGGCGACCCGGTCGTGCACGCGCAGCACGGCATCGGCCGCTACATGGGCCTCGTGTCGATGGATCTCGGCGAAGGCGAGACGGAATTCCTGCATCTCGAATACGCGGGCGACAGCAAGCTCTACGTGCCGGTCGCGCAATTGCACGTGATCTCGCGCTACAGCGGCGCCGATCCGGACAGCGCGCCGCTGCACGCGCTCGGCTCGGGCCAGTGGGAGCGCGCGAAGCGCAAGGCCGCGCAGCAGATCCGCGACACCGCGGCCGAACTGCTGAACCTGTACGCGCGCCGCGCGGCCCGCGAGGGCCACGCGTTCGCGCTCGACCCGCGCGACTACGTGAAGTTCGCGGAGAGCTTCGGCTTCGAGGAGACGCCGGACCAGGCCGCGGCGATCGCGGCCGTGATCGGCGACATGACGAGCGGCAAGCCGATGGACCGCCTCGTGTGCGGCGACGTCGGCTTCGGCAAGACGGAAGTCGCGCTGCGCGCCGCGTTCATCGCGGTGCTGGGCGGCAAGCAGGTCGCGCTGCTGTCGCCGACCACGCTGCTCGCCGAGCAGCACACGCAGACCTTCGCGGACCGCTTCGCCGACTGGCCGGTGCGGATCGTCGAGCTGTCGCGCTTCAAGACCGCGAAGGAAGTCAACGCGGCGATCGCGCAGATCAACGAAGGCAGCGTCGACATCGTGATCGGCATGCACAAGCTGCTGTCGTCGGACGTGCAGTTCAAGCGCCTCGGCCTCGTGATCATCGACGAGGAGCACCGCTTCGGCGTGCGCCAGAAGGAAGCGCTGAAGGCGCTGCGCGCGGAGGTCGACGTGCTGACGCTGACCGCGACGCCGATTCCCCGCACGCTCGGGATGGCGCTCGAGGGCCTGCGCGACTTCTCGGTGATCGCCACCGCGCCGCAGAAGCGGCTCGCGATCAAGACCTTCGTGCGCCGCGAGGAGGAAAGCGTGATCCGCGAGGCGATGCTGCGCGAGCTGAAGCGCGGCGGCCAGGTGTACTTCCTGCACAACGAGGTCGAGACGATCGAGAACCGCAAGGCGATGCTGGAGGAGCTGGTGCCCGAGGCGCGCATCGCGATCGCGCACGGCCAGATGCACGAGCGCGAGCTCGAGCGCGTGATGCGCGATTTCGTCGCGCAGCGCGCGAACGTGCTGCTGTGCACGACGATCATCGAGACCGGCATCGACGTGCCGAGCGCGAACACGATCATCATGCACCGCTCGGACAAGTTCGGCCTCGCGCAGCTGCACCAGCTGCGCGGCCGCGTCGGCCGCTCGCACCACCAGGCGTATGCGTACCTGCTCGTCCACGATCCGCAGGCGCTGACCAAGCAGGCGCAGCGCCGGCTGGAAGCGATCCAGCAGATGGAGGAGCTCGGCTCGGGCTTCTACCTCGCGATGCACGACCTCGAGATCCGCGGCACCGGCGAGGTGCTCGGCGACAAGCAGTCGGGCGAGATCCACGAGATCGGCTTCCAGCTGTACACGGAGATGCTGAACGACGCGGTGAAGGCGCTGAAGAACGGCAAGGAGCCCGACCTCACCGCCCCGCTCGCCGCGACGACCGAGATCAACCTGCACGCGCCCGCGATCCTGCCGGCCGACTACTGCGCGGACGTGCAGGAGCGGCTGTCGCTGTACAAGCGCCTCGCGAACTGCGAGCACGGCGACGCGATCGACGGCATCCAGGAAGAGCTGATCGACCGCTTCGGCAAGATGCCGCCGCAGGCGCACGCGCTCGTCGAGACGCACCGGCTGCGGCTCGCCGCGAAGCCGCTCGGGATCACGAAGATCGATGCGAGCGAGGTCGCGATCGGGCTGCAGTTCGTGCCGAATCCGCCGATCGATCCGATGCGGATCATCGAGATGGTGCAGAAGCATCGCCACATCAAGCTCGCGGGACAGGACAAGCTGCGGATCGAGACGCGCTCGCCGGATCTCGCGGTCCGCGTGTCGACGATCAAGGAGACGCTGCGCGCGCTCGGTCATTCGAACCGGCAGGACGCGGCCGCCGCATCGCGCTGA
- the ispD gene encoding 2-C-methyl-D-erythritol 4-phosphate cytidylyltransferase produces MTPRLFALIPCAGTGSRSGSAVPKQYRTLAGRALLHYTLAAFDGCSEFAQTLVVLAPDDTHFDARRFAGLRFAVRRCGGASRQASVLNGLLELTEFGATDHDWVLVHDAARPGITPQLIRTLVVTLKDDPVGGIVALPVADTLKRVPAGGDAIARTESRDALWQAQTPQMFRIGMLREAILQAQREGHDLTDEASAIEWAGHTPRVVQGSLRNFKVTYPEDFALAEAILARAPQST; encoded by the coding sequence GTGACTCCCCGACTCTTTGCCCTGATTCCCTGCGCCGGCACGGGCAGCCGTTCCGGCTCGGCCGTGCCGAAGCAATACCGCACGCTCGCCGGGCGCGCGCTCCTGCATTACACGCTCGCCGCGTTCGACGGGTGCAGCGAGTTCGCGCAGACGCTCGTCGTCCTCGCGCCCGACGACACGCATTTCGACGCGCGCCGCTTTGCCGGCCTGCGCTTCGCGGTGCGCCGCTGCGGCGGCGCGTCCCGGCAGGCGTCGGTGCTGAACGGCCTCCTGGAGCTGACCGAATTCGGCGCGACCGACCACGACTGGGTGCTCGTGCACGACGCCGCGCGCCCCGGCATCACGCCGCAGCTGATCCGCACGTTGGTTGTGACGCTGAAGGACGACCCGGTCGGCGGGATCGTCGCGCTGCCGGTCGCGGATACGTTGAAGCGCGTGCCGGCCGGCGGCGACGCGATCGCGCGCACCGAGTCGCGCGACGCGCTGTGGCAGGCGCAGACCCCGCAGATGTTCCGCATCGGCATGCTGCGCGAAGCGATCCTGCAGGCGCAGCGGGAAGGGCACGACCTGACCGACGAGGCGAGCGCGATCGAATGGGCCGGCCATACGCCGCGCGTCGTGCAGGGCAGCCTGCGCAACTTCAAGGTCACGTATCCGGAAGACTTCGCGCTGGCGGAAGCGATCCTCGCGCGCGCCCCGCAATCCACCTGA
- the ispF gene encoding 2-C-methyl-D-erythritol 2,4-cyclodiphosphate synthase, whose translation MDFRIGQGYDVHQLVPGRPLIIGGVTIPYERGLLGHSDADVLLHALTDALFGAAALGDIGRHFSDTDAAFKGADSRVLLRECAARVKAAGFTIRNVDSTVIAQAPKLAPHIDGMRANIAEDLGLPLERVNVKAKTNEKLGYLGRGEGIEAQAAALLVKQGG comes from the coding sequence ATGGATTTCAGAATCGGACAAGGCTACGACGTGCACCAGCTCGTCCCGGGGCGCCCCCTCATCATCGGCGGCGTGACGATTCCGTACGAGCGCGGCCTGCTCGGCCACTCGGACGCGGACGTGCTGCTGCACGCGCTCACCGACGCGCTGTTCGGCGCGGCGGCGCTCGGCGACATCGGCCGCCACTTCTCCGACACCGACGCGGCCTTCAAGGGCGCGGACAGCCGCGTGCTGCTGCGCGAATGCGCGGCGCGCGTGAAGGCAGCGGGCTTCACGATCCGGAACGTCGACAGCACCGTGATCGCGCAGGCGCCGAAGCTCGCGCCGCATATCGACGGGATGCGCGCGAACATCGCCGAGGATCTCGGCCTGCCGCTCGAGCGCGTGAACGTGAAGGCGAAGACCAACGAGAAGCTCGGCTATCTCGGCCGCGGCGAGGGCATCGAGGCGCAGGCCGCCGCGCTGCTGGTGAAGCAGGGCGGCTGA
- a CDS encoding carboxymuconolactone decarboxylase family protein, with translation MEFIDSIKARIPDYAKDIRLNLDGTISRSSLEGNDAVGVALAAAFAAKSTAIVKTIREAGVLSPEETNAALTAAALMGMNNAWYPYVEMADDADLKTQRAELRMGAYASHGGVDKRKFEMYALAASIVGKCHFCVKSHYALLKNEQGMTVTQLRDVGRIASVINAAAQVIAAEGE, from the coding sequence ATGGAATTCATCGACTCGATTAAGGCACGTATCCCCGACTACGCGAAGGACATTCGCCTGAACCTCGACGGCACGATCTCGCGCTCATCGCTCGAAGGCAACGACGCGGTCGGCGTCGCGCTGGCGGCGGCGTTCGCGGCCAAGAGCACGGCGATCGTGAAGACGATCCGCGAAGCCGGCGTGCTGTCGCCCGAGGAAACCAACGCGGCGCTGACCGCGGCCGCGCTGATGGGGATGAACAACGCCTGGTATCCGTATGTCGAGATGGCCGACGACGCCGACCTGAAGACCCAGCGCGCCGAGCTGCGGATGGGCGCGTATGCGTCGCACGGCGGCGTCGACAAGCGCAAGTTCGAGATGTATGCGCTCGCCGCGTCGATCGTCGGCAAGTGCCACTTCTGCGTGAAGTCGCACTATGCGCTGCTGAAGAACGAACAAGGCATGACCGTCACGCAGCTGCGCGACGTCGGCCGCATCGCGTCGGTGATCAACGCCGCCGCGCAGGTGATCGCCGCCGAAGGCGAATAA
- a CDS encoding peroxiredoxin, which translates to MKTVGDKLEAFTVVAAKPGFNHHEENGQSAFETITEASFPGKWKIIYFYPKDFTFVCPTEIVEFAKLTKQFEERDAVLLGGSSDNEFVKLAWRREHKDLNKLNHYSFGDVKGELIDQLGVRDKEAGVALRATFIVDPDNTIQHVSINNLNVGRNTDEILRILDGLQTDELCPCNRSVGGATL; encoded by the coding sequence ATGAAAACCGTGGGCGATAAACTCGAAGCTTTCACCGTCGTAGCCGCGAAGCCGGGCTTCAACCACCACGAGGAAAACGGCCAGTCGGCGTTCGAGACCATCACCGAAGCGTCGTTCCCGGGCAAGTGGAAGATCATCTACTTCTATCCGAAGGATTTCACGTTCGTGTGCCCGACGGAAATCGTCGAGTTCGCGAAGCTGACGAAGCAGTTCGAAGAGCGCGACGCCGTCCTGCTCGGCGGCAGCTCGGACAACGAGTTCGTCAAGCTCGCATGGCGCCGTGAGCACAAGGACCTGAACAAGCTGAACCACTACTCGTTCGGCGACGTCAAGGGCGAGCTGATCGACCAGCTCGGCGTGCGCGACAAGGAAGCCGGCGTGGCGCTGCGCGCGACGTTCATCGTCGATCCGGACAACACGATCCAGCACGTTTCGATCAACAACCTGAACGTCGGCCGTAACACGGACGAAATCCTGCGCATTCTGGACGGCCTGCAAACGGACGAACTGTGCCCGTGCAACCGCTCTGTCGGTGGCGCAACGCTGTAA
- a CDS encoding ATP-binding protein, translating to MRIDRRLVQLAFGGLFWRTFLLIALLISVSLAAWFQSFRVIEREPRAQRVALQLVAIVKLTRTALLYSDPDLRRALLQDLESNEGVRVYPREKTDKFRLQPDESLNRLIEHDIRSRLGDDTVIAQTVNDIPGVWISFKIDDDDYWVALDREQLDTVTGLQWAGWGLFALALSLFGSAFITSLVNRPFSRLALAARQVGSGQAPERLPERGMGVAADTNRSFNQMVRDLEQLEADRALMLAGISHDLRTPLARLRLETEMSPSDQATKDAMVDDIEQMDRIIAAFIDYARPTQRRPEPVDLSTIVQEVAARISGEDGVQIQTRLAPTAVIEADETDMRRVIGNLVENARKYGQSRQDGVARITLETRVSHARVELSVSDEGPGIPEDQLPLVMRPFYRVDTARTKADGTGLGMAIVQRLVGRYRGALRLRNRSPEPGLEVTLEFPGGKARATA from the coding sequence ATGCGTATCGACCGGCGCCTTGTGCAGCTCGCCTTCGGCGGGCTGTTCTGGCGCACCTTCCTGCTGATCGCGCTGCTGATCTCGGTCAGTCTCGCGGCGTGGTTCCAGAGCTTTCGCGTGATCGAGCGCGAGCCGCGCGCGCAGCGCGTCGCGCTCCAGCTCGTCGCGATCGTCAAGCTCACGCGCACCGCGCTGCTCTATTCCGATCCCGACCTGCGCCGCGCGCTGCTGCAGGATCTCGAGAGCAACGAAGGCGTGCGCGTGTATCCGCGCGAGAAGACCGACAAGTTCAGGCTGCAGCCCGACGAGTCGCTGAACCGCCTGATCGAGCACGACATCCGCAGCCGGCTCGGCGACGATACCGTGATCGCGCAGACGGTCAACGACATCCCCGGCGTGTGGATCAGCTTCAAGATCGACGACGACGACTACTGGGTCGCACTCGACCGCGAGCAGCTCGACACCGTCACGGGGCTGCAGTGGGCCGGCTGGGGGCTGTTCGCGCTCGCGCTGTCGCTGTTCGGCTCCGCGTTCATCACGAGCCTCGTGAACCGGCCGTTCTCGCGCCTCGCGCTCGCCGCGCGCCAGGTCGGCTCCGGCCAGGCGCCCGAGCGGCTGCCGGAGCGCGGCATGGGCGTCGCCGCCGACACCAACCGCAGCTTCAACCAGATGGTGCGCGACCTCGAACAGCTCGAGGCCGACCGCGCGCTGATGCTCGCGGGCATCTCGCACGACCTGCGCACGCCGCTCGCGCGGCTGCGCCTCGAAACCGAGATGAGCCCGTCCGACCAGGCGACCAAGGACGCGATGGTCGACGACATCGAACAGATGGACCGCATCATCGCCGCGTTCATCGACTACGCGCGCCCGACGCAGCGCCGGCCCGAGCCCGTCGACCTGTCGACGATCGTGCAGGAAGTCGCCGCGCGCATCTCGGGCGAGGACGGCGTGCAGATCCAGACGCGGCTCGCGCCCACCGCCGTCATCGAGGCCGACGAGACCGACATGCGGCGCGTGATCGGCAACCTCGTCGAGAACGCGCGCAAGTACGGCCAGAGCCGGCAGGACGGCGTCGCGCGCATCACGCTCGAGACGCGCGTGTCGCACGCGCGGGTCGAGCTGTCGGTCAGCGACGAAGGCCCCGGCATCCCGGAGGACCAGCTGCCGCTCGTGATGCGGCCGTTCTACCGCGTCGATACCGCCCGCACCAAGGCGGACGGCACGGGCCTCGGAATGGCCATCGTGCAACGCCTCGTCGGCCGCTACCGCGGCGCATTGCGCCTGCGCAACCGCAGTCCGGAACCCGGGCTCGAAGTCACGCTCGAATTCCCCGGCGGCAAGGCGCGTGCGACTGCGTGA
- the ompR gene encoding two-component system response regulator OmpR yields the protein MPFMETKNPSKILVVDDDPRLRDLLRRYLGEQGFNVYVAENATAMNKLWVRERFDLLVLDLMLPGEDGLSICRRLRGSNDRTPIIMLTAKGEDVDRIVGLEMGADDYLPKPFNPRELVARIHAVLRRQAPAELPGAPSETTEVFEFGEFSLNLATRTLTKSGQEIPLTTGEFSVLKVFARHPRQPLSREKLMELARGREYEVFDRSLDVQISRLRKLIEPDPGSPRFIQTVWGLGYVFIPDGAA from the coding sequence ATGCCGTTCATGGAAACGAAAAACCCCTCCAAGATTCTCGTCGTCGACGACGACCCGCGCCTGCGCGATCTGCTGCGCCGCTATCTGGGCGAGCAGGGCTTCAATGTGTACGTCGCGGAAAACGCGACCGCGATGAACAAGCTGTGGGTCCGCGAGCGTTTCGACCTGCTCGTGCTCGACCTGATGCTGCCCGGCGAGGACGGCCTGTCGATCTGCCGCCGCCTGCGCGGCAGCAACGACCGCACGCCGATCATCATGCTGACCGCCAAGGGCGAGGACGTCGACCGCATCGTCGGCCTCGAGATGGGCGCCGACGACTACCTGCCGAAGCCGTTCAACCCGCGCGAGCTCGTCGCGCGCATCCACGCGGTGCTGCGCCGCCAGGCGCCGGCCGAGCTGCCGGGCGCGCCGTCGGAAACGACCGAGGTGTTCGAGTTCGGCGAGTTCTCGCTGAATCTCGCGACTCGCACGCTGACGAAGTCCGGCCAGGAAATTCCGCTGACGACCGGCGAATTCTCGGTGCTGAAGGTGTTCGCGCGCCATCCGCGCCAGCCGCTGTCGCGCGAGAAGCTGATGGAGCTCGCGCGCGGCCGCGAATACGAAGTGTTCGATCGCAGCCTCGACGTGCAGATCTCGCGCCTGCGCAAGCTGATCGAACCGGACCCGGGCAGCCCGCGCTTCATCCAGACCGTCTGGGGCCTCGGCTACGTGTTCATCCCGGACGGCGCGGCCTGA